In Arsenicicoccus sp. oral taxon 190, the following are encoded in one genomic region:
- a CDS encoding dicarboxylate/amino acid:cation symporter, whose product MSSSASVTPTRRLRLPSFSIQILLALVLGLALGWVARAIGPTADGGDNWLTVTLSTIGSTFVTFLKVLVPPLVVTAIIASIANLRGVANAARLAGKTLLWFAITALASVLIGIGLGLLVQPGHHTSVSETAAKAPTTQGGWLDFIDQLVPANIFGLSVTTHQVDGALETSVSFKALQLVVIALVIGIAALKVGEQAEPFLRLNASALAIVQKVLWWVILLAPLGTIGLIGRAVATYGWSSLGQLGTFALAIYAGLALVLLVLYPVLLLAHGLSPRSFYKGAWPAIQLAFVSRSSLGTLPVTQRVTESLGVPREYASFASPLAATTKMDGCAAIYPAIAAIFVAQFFGLSLSPLDYLLIVVVSVIGSAATAGLTGAIVMLTLTLSTLGLPLAGVGLLLAIDPILDMGRTATNVAGQVLVQVIVARREKLLDTAAYDAAAPVSLSAEPAAAHA is encoded by the coding sequence ATGTCCAGCTCCGCGAGCGTCACGCCCACCAGGCGCCTCCGGCTCCCCTCCTTCAGCATCCAGATCCTGCTGGCCCTGGTCCTCGGGCTCGCGCTCGGCTGGGTCGCCCGCGCCATCGGCCCCACCGCGGACGGCGGGGACAACTGGCTGACCGTGACGCTGTCCACCATCGGCAGCACCTTCGTCACCTTCCTCAAGGTGCTCGTCCCGCCGCTGGTCGTCACCGCGATCATCGCCTCCATCGCCAACCTGCGCGGCGTCGCCAACGCGGCCCGGCTCGCCGGCAAGACGCTGCTGTGGTTCGCGATCACGGCCCTCGCCTCGGTGCTCATCGGCATCGGCCTCGGCCTGCTGGTCCAGCCCGGCCACCACACGAGCGTGAGCGAGACCGCCGCCAAGGCGCCCACCACGCAGGGCGGCTGGCTCGACTTCATCGACCAGCTCGTGCCCGCCAACATCTTCGGCCTGTCCGTCACGACCCACCAGGTCGACGGTGCCCTGGAGACCTCGGTCTCCTTCAAGGCGCTGCAGCTCGTCGTGATCGCGCTGGTCATCGGCATCGCCGCGCTCAAGGTCGGCGAGCAGGCCGAGCCCTTCCTGCGCCTCAACGCCAGCGCCCTCGCCATCGTGCAGAAGGTGCTGTGGTGGGTCATCCTGCTCGCCCCGCTCGGGACCATCGGCCTGATCGGGCGCGCGGTCGCGACCTACGGCTGGTCCTCGCTCGGGCAGCTCGGCACCTTCGCCCTCGCGATCTACGCCGGTCTCGCCCTGGTGCTGCTCGTGCTCTACCCGGTGCTGCTGCTGGCGCACGGCCTCAGCCCGCGCAGCTTCTACAAGGGCGCCTGGCCGGCGATCCAGCTGGCCTTCGTCTCGCGCTCGTCGCTCGGCACGCTGCCCGTGACCCAGCGGGTGACCGAGTCGCTCGGGGTGCCGCGGGAGTACGCCTCCTTCGCGAGCCCGCTCGCCGCGACCACCAAGATGGACGGCTGCGCGGCGATCTACCCGGCCATCGCGGCCATCTTCGTCGCGCAGTTCTTCGGCCTGTCGCTGTCGCCGCTGGACTACCTGCTGATCGTGGTCGTCTCCGTCATCGGCTCGGCCGCGACGGCTGGTCTGACCGGCGCGATCGTCATGCTGACCCTGACGCTGTCCACGCTGGGCCTGCCCCTCGCAGGGGTCGGGCTGCTGCTCGCGATCGACCCGATCCTCGACATGGGCCGCACCGCCACCAACGTGGCGGGCCAGGTCCTCGTCCAGGTCATCGTCGCCCGGCGCGAAAAGCTCCTCGACACGGCCGCGTATGACGCCGCCGCCCCCGTCTCGCTGTCCGCCGAGCCCGCGGCGGCCCACGCCTGA
- a CDS encoding SRPBCC domain-containing protein produces the protein MVAATPEQVWRVLTDLERAPQVRSNLRELEPVTGLAYRVGCQWRETRVTLGRPKRHLMRVAEIQQPWRTVVTGTTDGVDHVTTTDLTRHARGTRLALTLGVRHADATPAQRLLWWLLRPVCVRVARTMLATEIADIGAEAERAGR, from the coding sequence GTGGTCGCCGCCACCCCCGAGCAGGTGTGGCGGGTGCTCACCGATCTGGAGCGCGCGCCGCAGGTGCGGTCCAACCTGCGCGAGCTCGAGCCGGTCACGGGGCTGGCCTACCGGGTCGGCTGCCAGTGGCGCGAGACGCGGGTGACGCTCGGACGTCCGAAGCGCCACCTGATGCGGGTGGCCGAGATCCAGCAGCCGTGGCGCACCGTGGTGACCGGCACGACCGACGGCGTGGACCACGTCACGACCACCGACCTCACCCGGCACGCGCGCGGGACCCGGCTGGCGCTCACGCTGGGGGTGCGGCACGCCGACGCCACCCCCGCCCAGCGGCTGCTCTGGTGGCTGCTGCGGCCCGTCTGCGTCCGCGTCGCGCGGACCATGCTCGCGACCGAGATCGCCGACATCGGGGCGGAGGCGGAGCGGGCGGGGCGCTAG
- a CDS encoding DUF2786 domain-containing protein yields the protein MDDSGQSGRRADVAAATRGLALEGVRGLAAGSTWALDVAVTGLVALAHEEQARAVVEQTLVDRARQVVAEQWRAGWQPLDLHHVVQRERLHRQAAPETVAQVAQLLGDVMALDLAAYPRSTVERRWHDQLELAEAAVWWPEGQTLLGARGRSWGSETLAVEALLRLEHVLRALPEIQQLGALPGEAVAPRAAAAQAHVDDKVLARVRQLLAKAESTPYEAEAETFTAGAQALMSRHSIDLAMLAAAARPGAAERPDGRRLWIETPYVREKVLLLGAVAEANRSRTVWSKEDGFVTLLGFGPDLDAVETLYTSLLVQATRAMHAEGRRLDRFGGSRTRSFRQSFLAAFATRIGERLTAVTEAETSQAAADLAAGGGRDLVPVLQERTAAVEGYVEELFPRLRRVRMSAGRDREGWVRGRRAADQAALAWGRAVSR from the coding sequence ATGGACGATTCCGGGCAGAGCGGGCGGCGCGCGGACGTCGCGGCGGCGACCCGGGGGCTGGCGCTGGAGGGGGTGCGAGGCCTGGCGGCCGGCTCGACCTGGGCGCTCGACGTGGCCGTGACGGGCCTGGTCGCCCTCGCCCACGAGGAGCAGGCCCGGGCCGTGGTCGAGCAGACGCTGGTCGACCGGGCGCGGCAGGTCGTGGCCGAGCAGTGGCGGGCGGGCTGGCAGCCGCTCGACCTGCACCACGTGGTCCAGCGGGAGCGGCTGCACCGGCAGGCCGCGCCCGAGACGGTCGCGCAGGTCGCGCAGCTGCTGGGCGACGTGATGGCGCTGGACCTGGCGGCCTACCCCCGCTCCACGGTGGAGCGCCGGTGGCACGACCAGCTGGAGCTGGCGGAGGCAGCGGTGTGGTGGCCGGAGGGACAGACGCTCCTGGGCGCGCGCGGCCGCAGCTGGGGCAGCGAGACGCTCGCGGTCGAGGCGCTGCTGCGGCTCGAGCACGTGCTGCGGGCACTACCGGAGATCCAGCAGCTGGGCGCCCTGCCGGGTGAGGCGGTCGCGCCGCGGGCGGCGGCTGCGCAGGCCCACGTCGACGACAAGGTGCTGGCCCGCGTCCGGCAGCTGCTGGCCAAGGCCGAGTCCACGCCCTACGAGGCCGAGGCCGAGACGTTCACGGCCGGGGCGCAGGCCCTGATGAGCCGGCACAGCATCGACCTCGCCATGCTGGCGGCGGCCGCCCGGCCCGGGGCCGCCGAGCGCCCGGACGGGCGGCGGCTGTGGATCGAGACGCCCTACGTCCGGGAGAAGGTCCTGCTGCTGGGCGCCGTCGCCGAGGCCAACCGGTCGCGGACCGTGTGGTCCAAGGAGGACGGCTTCGTCACGCTGCTCGGCTTCGGGCCCGACCTCGATGCGGTCGAGACCCTCTACACGTCGCTGCTGGTGCAGGCCACCCGGGCGATGCACGCCGAGGGGCGGCGGCTCGACCGGTTCGGCGGGTCGCGGACCCGCAGCTTCCGGCAGTCCTTCCTCGCCGCCTTCGCCACCCGCATCGGGGAGCGGCTGACCGCCGTGACCGAGGCCGAGACCAGCCAGGCCGCCGCCGACCTCGCCGCCGGCGGGGGCCGGGACCTGGTCCCGGTCCTGCAAGAGCGCACCGCTGCCGTGGAGGGCTACGTCGAGGAGCTGTTCCCCCGGCTGCGGCGGGTCCGCATGTCGGCCGGGCGGGACCGTGAGGGCTGGGTGCGGGGACGCAGAGCCGCCGACCAGGCCGCTCTGGCGTGGGGTCGTGCGGTCAGCCGCTGA
- a CDS encoding GGDEF domain-containing protein: MDAHECRLLIDALPLGVVVHGRDGRVRDANPAFAAMLGYTREEALELSFTDVIHPDDLRARNQDAAKLLEQKVTGLRTQRRLLTRSGEIVHARVTKSAVVIDGEVTVMVIIEDWSENRAHLDDLERAANHDALTALPNRRRWQAYVAGRSATSSILAVMDVDGLKCVNDTYGHPIGDLVLESVARGLTELQKQGWFIARVGGDEFLLDVVGADLDPESIAVTVQSVGIGRVEAPHGWIPYAASVGVARWGPGDDYEQVLAAADADLYLRRARLGVLHHPESPAMEPPKNAPR; encoded by the coding sequence ATGGATGCCCATGAATGCCGGCTCTTGATCGACGCGCTCCCCCTTGGCGTCGTGGTCCACGGGCGGGACGGCCGAGTTCGAGACGCCAACCCCGCCTTTGCGGCCATGTTGGGGTATACCCGCGAGGAGGCGCTTGAGCTCTCGTTCACCGACGTGATCCACCCTGATGATCTCAGAGCGAGAAACCAGGATGCAGCCAAGCTGCTGGAGCAGAAGGTCACGGGGTTGCGGACCCAGCGCCGGCTGCTGACGCGATCGGGTGAGATCGTCCATGCTCGCGTGACCAAGTCTGCCGTCGTCATTGATGGCGAAGTGACCGTGATGGTGATCATCGAAGACTGGAGCGAGAACCGGGCCCACCTGGACGATCTCGAGAGAGCTGCCAACCATGACGCTTTGACGGCGCTGCCCAACCGGCGGCGCTGGCAGGCATACGTGGCGGGCCGGTCAGCGACCAGTAGCATTCTCGCTGTCATGGACGTCGACGGGCTGAAGTGCGTCAATGACACCTACGGGCATCCCATCGGTGACCTAGTCCTGGAGTCCGTCGCCCGCGGGTTGACGGAGCTGCAGAAGCAGGGATGGTTCATCGCTCGCGTCGGGGGTGATGAGTTCCTCCTCGACGTGGTTGGGGCAGACCTGGACCCTGAGAGCATCGCCGTCACCGTCCAGTCGGTGGGCATCGGGCGGGTCGAAGCCCCTCACGGGTGGATCCCCTACGCGGCCAGCGTCGGTGTGGCTCGATGGGGCCCGGGCGATGACTACGAGCAGGTCCTGGCGGCTGCTGACGCCGATCTCTACCTGCGTCGGGCTCGCCTCGGGGTTCTGCACCATCCGGAATCGCCCGCTATGGAGCCACCCAAGAACGCACCGCGTTGA
- a CDS encoding glycosyltransferase family 4 protein — MRIAFLSWRDLTHPEGGGAERYAQNVCAGLAVRGHDITFLCAAHGDAPAEEHLDGYRILRQGGRAGVYPAAVRRLRALEREEGHVDVVVDIQNGLPFGSRLGTLSPVVVLVHHVHKEQWPVVFHRAVADLGWWLESRVAPWLYRGCQYVSVSERTRDELVELGVAADDVSVIHNGTDVPWSTRSSRTPHPSLVVLGRLVPHKRVELAIDAVQALRHRFPGLRLRVVGDGWWREQVVEHAQRVGAADVVDILGFVDEVTKHRELASAWVSLAPSLKEGWGLNVIEAATHGAPTVAFHGAGGLSESVVDGHTGLLADDLPGFVAAVARLLEDHDLRHRMALAAEEHAARFSWEDTVTSWERLLARTAAHQPPVAVTDQVVTAPTGEPSRVSA; from the coding sequence GTGCGTATCGCCTTCCTCAGCTGGCGCGACCTCACCCACCCCGAGGGTGGCGGAGCGGAGCGCTACGCCCAGAACGTCTGCGCCGGCCTCGCCGTGCGCGGGCACGACATCACCTTCCTGTGCGCCGCCCACGGCGACGCCCCCGCCGAGGAGCACCTCGACGGCTACCGCATCCTCCGGCAGGGCGGACGCGCCGGCGTCTACCCGGCGGCCGTGCGGCGGCTGCGCGCCCTGGAGCGCGAGGAGGGTCACGTCGACGTCGTCGTCGACATCCAGAACGGCCTGCCCTTCGGGTCCCGCCTCGGCACCCTGTCCCCGGTCGTCGTGCTCGTCCACCACGTCCACAAGGAGCAGTGGCCGGTCGTCTTCCACCGCGCGGTGGCCGACCTCGGCTGGTGGCTCGAGTCGCGCGTCGCGCCGTGGCTCTACCGCGGCTGCCAGTACGTCTCGGTCTCCGAGCGCACCCGCGACGAGCTCGTCGAGCTCGGGGTGGCGGCCGACGACGTCTCCGTGATCCACAACGGCACCGACGTGCCCTGGTCCACCCGCAGCTCCCGCACACCGCACCCCAGCCTCGTCGTGCTCGGTCGCCTCGTGCCGCACAAGCGGGTCGAGCTCGCGATCGACGCCGTGCAGGCGCTGCGGCACCGGTTCCCGGGGCTGCGGCTGCGGGTCGTGGGCGATGGGTGGTGGCGCGAGCAGGTGGTCGAGCACGCCCAGCGTGTCGGGGCCGCGGACGTCGTCGACATCCTCGGGTTCGTCGACGAGGTGACCAAGCACCGCGAGCTCGCGTCGGCGTGGGTCTCGCTCGCGCCCAGCCTCAAGGAGGGCTGGGGCCTCAACGTCATCGAGGCGGCCACCCACGGTGCCCCCACGGTCGCGTTCCACGGCGCGGGAGGCCTCTCGGAGTCCGTCGTCGACGGCCACACCGGGCTGCTGGCCGACGACCTGCCCGGGTTCGTCGCGGCCGTGGCGCGGCTCCTCGAGGACCACGACCTGCGGCACCGGATGGCCCTCGCCGCCGAGGAGCACGCCGCGCGCTTCTCCTGGGAGGACACCGTCACCAGCTGGGAGCGGCTGCTCGCCCGCACCGCCGCCCACCAGCCGCCCGTGGCCGTCACCGACCAGGTCGTGACGGCGCCCACGGGCGAGCCCAGCCGGGTCAGCGCATGA
- a CDS encoding class I SAM-dependent methyltransferase — MTHATTPAPGAGLAAYGSDPRPGRMPHTPADPPRRPPRHAATGRRLPPLAPVGSLRRSVQLFRAFTVEQTDPAYFYGLLALDSVREASRWCDLDGATMVDVGGGPGYFADAFTEAGARYAGIDPDAGELERRGTVAGNTLRASGLALPVADDVVDLAYSSNVLEHVPDPEAMVEEMVRITRPGGTVVLSWTPWLSPWGGHETAPWHYLGGRRAADRYARRHGHRPKNDFGRSLYDCSIARMLTWLRAAERDGRVETVEVLPRYHPAWARWLIRVPLVREVASWNAVVVLRVR; from the coding sequence ATGACCCACGCGACCACGCCGGCCCCGGGAGCGGGGCTCGCGGCATACGGCTCGGACCCCCGACCAGGCCGTATGCCGCATACCCCCGCCGACCCGCCGCGCCGTCCGCCGAGGCACGCCGCGACCGGGCGGCGGCTGCCCCCGCTGGCGCCCGTCGGGTCGCTGCGGCGCTCGGTGCAGCTCTTCCGGGCGTTCACGGTCGAGCAGACCGACCCCGCCTACTTCTACGGGCTGCTGGCGCTCGACTCGGTCCGCGAGGCGAGCCGGTGGTGCGACCTGGACGGCGCCACGATGGTCGACGTGGGGGGCGGGCCGGGCTACTTCGCCGACGCGTTCACCGAGGCGGGGGCGCGATACGCCGGCATCGATCCCGACGCCGGCGAGCTGGAGCGGCGCGGCACGGTCGCCGGCAACACGCTGCGCGCGTCAGGGCTGGCGCTGCCGGTCGCCGACGACGTGGTGGACCTCGCCTACTCCAGCAACGTCCTGGAGCACGTCCCCGACCCGGAGGCGATGGTCGAGGAGATGGTGCGGATCACCCGGCCCGGCGGCACCGTGGTGCTGTCCTGGACGCCGTGGCTGTCGCCGTGGGGTGGTCACGAGACCGCGCCGTGGCACTACCTGGGCGGGCGACGCGCGGCCGACCGCTATGCCCGCCGCCACGGCCACCGCCCCAAGAACGACTTCGGGCGCTCCCTCTACGACTGCTCCATCGCCCGGATGCTCACCTGGCTGCGCGCCGCTGAGCGCGACGGCCGGGTCGAGACCGTCGAGGTGCTGCCGCGCTACCACCCGGCCTGGGCGCGCTGGCTGATCCGGGTGCCCCTGGTCCGTGAGGTCGCCTCGTGGAACGCCGTGGTCGTGCTGCGGGTGCGATGA
- a CDS encoding alpha-(1->3)-arabinofuranosyltransferase domain-containing protein: MTSTPPVVWRVRVVTACLLLTALAFLQGGGRVVPDTKLDLTLDPLAFLQRALHVWDPAGHLGQLQNQAYGYLFPMGSVHLLLRLAQVPEWVTQRLWWSLVLCTAFLGFWRLTRAIGVGGSWSRYLGALLFAVSPRFLTEIAITSIEVWPMAMAPWVLLPLVDPRPRHTRRRVLQSALAFGCIGGVNAVATGAALVLPTLWWLTRAPLRRGLRDLAAWLVACLLAGSWWLGPLLVLGRYSPPFLDWIEDAAATTSTASAFSAVQGTTHWLAYLRLSDGPTWPAGWLVVSQPVLVVVTTVPAILGLAGMALKGLPQAGFWRLATVTGLVLLTLGFSGAGHGPVAEPVRALLDGPLAALRNIHKFELVLRIPVLVGLVHAAHALAGPARHRRAGAPLIRREVVGALVGALVVTAAAPGVAAMLPRDGAYEQIPDYWREAARWLDDRPGPGTVLVVPAAPFADLTWGSPRDEPLQALMRRPFAVRDAVPLGSAGSTRYLDEVERALRTGSATPALRQSLVDAGIRYLVVRNDLRAAARQAPVIAVHQALADAGIARVQTFGPPTGSAYESDAFTVDEHTLLPYPSLEVYDAGPVTDARLVPVTDLVSLTGGPEDVPAVGGRLPGGVTVLGDDRAALPAGTRLPEVLADGNQRREVSFGRASDNRSPVLTADDPGSTARRVKDYLVDPRAPRTVLRWEGIAGVSASSSASDAGTLVHTSSGDSPAAALDGDPGTHWLSGTYQRSVGEWLEVRLTAPRDLTGTLVTFASPGPGAAAPVLVDVTTDAGTTTMRVDADSSPGAAGTLLLPPGPSARVRLTLRTTTEGVQRGFAVSEIAIPGLRAVPRLVMPPTPSGSPDVVLVRREETGRTGCLRQGGRPLCADTLTQSGEEAGGIYRELSTSKNATYGWSGTVSMRSTEDAASLLDAPTRVRATASSSRIPSIVARPGAVVDADPHTGWIAAPTDPRPTLRLTLPAPRRLTGLRLDNDPYLPASRPRRVEVRLGDGSVRDLPVALDGTVRFTATTDRLSVTFTRWDGARSMEPVSRYVQTLPVGVTEVVLLGAEDLVRPLDRGAPVGQRCGDGPELRVDGRTWRSRLAATVGDVLDQRPLAWLPCDGAEALTLDPGDHLLSAAASESVQPVSLELATLAAPVRRGATTGTDVAARDGGYPLPERATATVLVLPHNANPGWRATDDAGHPLTPIRLDGRRQGWVVPAGPATVVRPTFTPQVPYAVTLAAGFLALLLVGAGVWWERRVAARHAGAGPLREARGARWLAAAAAVVLLPLVGGAAGVVAVLLATAWSVTGALWRREGVARAAATVVPGAVAVALVAARPWGAGGAAIHSWWVQAATLTAVALATLHLPGRWVSGRRPPRQLEPQSQPTTPQSQHESQSQPTKTQPQPKPQPQRQPQPSAGPAGATRRP, translated from the coding sequence ATGACCTCGACCCCACCGGTCGTGTGGCGGGTCCGTGTGGTCACCGCCTGCCTGCTCCTCACCGCCCTGGCCTTCCTGCAGGGCGGTGGTCGCGTCGTGCCCGACACCAAGCTGGACCTGACCCTGGACCCGTTGGCCTTCCTGCAGCGCGCGCTGCACGTGTGGGACCCTGCCGGGCACCTCGGGCAGCTGCAGAACCAGGCCTACGGCTACCTCTTCCCGATGGGGTCGGTCCACCTGCTGCTGCGGCTCGCGCAGGTCCCGGAGTGGGTGACGCAGCGGCTGTGGTGGTCGCTGGTGCTGTGCACCGCCTTCCTCGGCTTCTGGCGGCTGACCCGGGCCATCGGGGTGGGCGGCTCGTGGAGCCGCTACCTGGGGGCGCTGCTCTTCGCGGTGTCGCCGCGATTCCTCACCGAGATCGCGATCACCTCGATCGAGGTGTGGCCGATGGCCATGGCGCCCTGGGTGCTGCTCCCGCTCGTGGACCCCCGGCCTCGCCACACCCGTCGTCGGGTGCTGCAGTCGGCGCTGGCCTTCGGCTGCATCGGCGGGGTCAACGCCGTCGCCACCGGCGCTGCGCTGGTGCTGCCCACCCTCTGGTGGCTGACCCGGGCGCCGTTGCGGCGGGGCCTGCGCGACCTCGCGGCCTGGCTGGTCGCCTGCCTGCTCGCCGGGTCGTGGTGGCTCGGCCCGCTGCTGGTGCTGGGCCGCTACAGCCCGCCCTTCCTCGACTGGATCGAGGACGCCGCCGCGACGACGAGCACCGCGAGCGCGTTCAGCGCCGTGCAGGGCACCACCCACTGGCTGGCCTACCTGCGCCTGTCCGACGGCCCGACCTGGCCGGCCGGCTGGCTGGTCGTGTCGCAGCCGGTCCTGGTCGTGGTCACCACGGTCCCGGCGATCCTCGGCCTGGCCGGTATGGCGCTCAAGGGGCTGCCGCAGGCGGGGTTCTGGCGGCTCGCCACGGTGACGGGGCTCGTGCTGCTGACGCTGGGCTTCTCCGGTGCGGGGCACGGGCCGGTCGCCGAGCCGGTGCGGGCCCTTCTGGACGGTCCACTGGCGGCGCTGCGCAACATCCACAAGTTCGAGCTGGTGCTGCGGATCCCGGTGCTGGTCGGGCTGGTCCACGCCGCGCACGCGCTGGCCGGCCCCGCCCGGCACCGCCGCGCCGGCGCCCCGCTGATCCGCCGGGAGGTGGTCGGCGCGCTCGTCGGAGCGCTCGTGGTGACCGCGGCCGCGCCGGGGGTCGCGGCGATGCTGCCGCGCGACGGCGCCTACGAGCAGATCCCCGACTACTGGCGCGAGGCCGCGCGCTGGCTCGACGACCGGCCCGGTCCGGGGACGGTCCTCGTGGTCCCCGCGGCCCCCTTCGCGGACCTGACCTGGGGGTCGCCGCGCGACGAACCCCTGCAGGCCCTGATGCGCCGGCCCTTCGCCGTCCGCGACGCGGTGCCGCTCGGGTCGGCGGGGAGCACGCGCTACCTCGACGAGGTGGAGCGGGCGCTGCGGACGGGGTCGGCCACGCCGGCGCTGCGGCAGTCCCTGGTGGACGCGGGCATCCGCTACCTCGTGGTCCGCAACGACCTGCGCGCGGCGGCCCGCCAGGCCCCCGTCATCGCGGTGCACCAGGCGCTCGCCGACGCGGGGATCGCTCGGGTGCAGACCTTCGGGCCGCCGACGGGCAGCGCCTACGAGAGCGACGCGTTCACGGTCGACGAGCACACGCTGCTGCCCTACCCGAGCCTGGAGGTCTACGACGCCGGGCCGGTCACCGACGCCCGGCTGGTGCCGGTCACCGACCTGGTGTCGCTGACCGGCGGCCCCGAGGACGTGCCCGCCGTCGGCGGTCGGCTGCCCGGCGGGGTCACGGTCCTCGGGGACGACCGCGCGGCCCTCCCGGCCGGCACCCGCCTGCCCGAGGTCCTCGCCGACGGCAACCAGCGGCGGGAGGTGAGCTTCGGGCGCGCCTCGGACAACCGGTCACCGGTGCTCACGGCGGACGACCCCGGCAGCACCGCGCGGCGGGTCAAGGACTACCTCGTGGACCCGCGGGCGCCGCGCACGGTGCTGCGGTGGGAGGGGATCGCCGGGGTCAGCGCCTCCAGCTCGGCCTCGGACGCCGGCACGCTGGTCCACACCTCGTCGGGGGACTCCCCGGCGGCCGCCCTGGACGGGGACCCGGGGACGCACTGGCTCTCGGGCACCTACCAGCGGTCGGTCGGCGAGTGGCTGGAGGTGCGCCTGACCGCGCCGCGCGACCTCACCGGGACCCTCGTCACCTTCGCCTCGCCCGGGCCGGGTGCTGCGGCGCCGGTGCTCGTGGACGTCACGACGGACGCCGGTACCACCACGATGCGCGTCGACGCCGACAGCTCGCCCGGGGCCGCCGGGACGCTGCTGCTGCCCCCGGGCCCCAGCGCGCGGGTGCGGCTGACGCTGCGGACCACCACCGAGGGGGTCCAGCGCGGCTTCGCGGTCAGCGAGATCGCCATACCGGGGCTGCGGGCGGTGCCGCGGCTCGTCATGCCCCCGACCCCGTCCGGCTCGCCCGACGTCGTGCTCGTGCGCCGCGAGGAGACCGGCCGCACCGGCTGCCTGCGCCAGGGCGGCCGCCCGCTGTGCGCCGACACCCTGACGCAGTCCGGCGAGGAGGCCGGGGGGATCTATCGCGAGCTCTCGACCAGCAAGAACGCGACCTACGGCTGGTCCGGCACGGTGTCCATGCGCTCCACCGAGGACGCCGCCAGCCTGCTCGACGCCCCCACGCGGGTGCGGGCGACCGCCAGCTCGAGCCGGATCCCGTCGATCGTGGCGCGTCCGGGCGCCGTGGTCGACGCCGACCCGCACACCGGCTGGATCGCCGCGCCCACCGACCCCCGACCCACGCTGCGCCTCACCCTCCCGGCGCCGCGCCGCCTGACCGGGCTGCGGCTGGACAACGATCCCTACCTCCCGGCCTCGCGCCCCCGCCGGGTAGAGGTCCGGCTCGGGGACGGCTCGGTGCGGGACCTGCCGGTCGCGCTGGACGGCACGGTGCGGTTCACCGCGACGACGGACCGGCTCAGCGTGACCTTCACCCGCTGGGACGGTGCGCGCTCGATGGAGCCGGTGTCCCGCTACGTGCAGACCCTCCCCGTCGGCGTCACCGAGGTGGTCCTGCTCGGCGCCGAGGACCTGGTCCGGCCGCTTGACCGCGGCGCCCCGGTGGGCCAGCGGTGCGGCGACGGCCCGGAGCTGCGCGTCGACGGCCGCACCTGGCGGTCCCGCCTCGCGGCCACGGTCGGCGACGTCCTCGACCAGCGCCCGCTCGCCTGGCTGCCCTGCGACGGCGCCGAAGCCCTCACCCTCGACCCCGGGGACCACCTCCTGTCCGCCGCGGCCTCCGAGTCCGTGCAACCGGTGTCGCTCGAGCTCGCGACCCTGGCCGCCCCCGTCCGGCGCGGCGCGACGACCGGGACCGACGTCGCGGCCCGGGACGGCGGCTACCCCCTGCCGGAGCGTGCCACGGCGACCGTCCTCGTGCTGCCCCACAACGCCAACCCGGGCTGGCGCGCCACCGACGACGCCGGGCACCCCCTGACGCCGATCCGGCTCGACGGCCGCCGCCAGGGCTGGGTCGTCCCCGCCGGGCCCGCCACGGTCGTCCGGCCCACCTTCACCCCCCAGGTGCCGTATGCCGTCACCCTCGCCGCCGGGTTCCTCGCCCTGCTGCTCGTCGGGGCCGGGGTGTGGTGGGAGCGCCGGGTCGCGGCACGGCACGCCGGCGCGGGGCCGCTGCGCGAGGCGCGGGGAGCCCGCTGGCTGGCTGCCGCCGCCGCGGTGGTGCTGCTGCCGCTCGTGGGTGGCGCCGCCGGGGTCGTCGCGGTGCTGCTGGCGACGGCGTGGAGCGTGACCGGGGCGCTGTGGCGCCGGGAGGGCGTGGCCCGGGCCGCCGCCACGGTCGTCCCGGGGGCGGTGGCGGTGGCGCTCGTCGCGGCCCGGCCCTGGGGAGCCGGGGGCGCCGCGATCCACTCGTGGTGGGTGCAGGCGGCGACCCTCACCGCCGTGGCGCTGGCGACGCTGCACCTGCCGGGGCGGTGGGTGTCAGGTCGGCGCCCGCCGCGACAGCTGGAGCCTCAGTCCCAGCCGACGACGCCCCAGTCTCAGCACGAGTCCCAGTCGCAGCCGACGAAGACCCAACCCCAGCCCAAGCCTCAGCCCCAGCGCCAGCCCCAGCCATCCGCAGGGCCGGCCGGCGCCACGCGCCGCCCCTGA